The proteins below come from a single Bacteroidota bacterium genomic window:
- a CDS encoding SCO family protein, translated as MSENKRNRYLKTIFLVVLLLLPASVYFILTLGKHNMLSLPFYGEKDVEISVVDGKQVVDTIYHTVKDFAFVNQHGDIVTQKNFEDKIYVADFFFTTCPGICPKMTAGMLRVQEKLKDFPQVMFLSHTVDPEKDTVEALAAYAQQAHAGENWHFVTGNKDEIYKQGVYSYLVSAEEDVLAPGGFLHSELFVLIDKKKRIRGFYDGTSLTEINKLIDAIKVLIAEEMVPKKSKKKEK; from the coding sequence ATGTCAGAAAATAAAAGGAACAGGTATTTAAAAACCATTTTTTTAGTAGTTCTGCTGCTTTTACCTGCATCAGTTTACTTTATTCTTACTTTGGGAAAGCACAATATGCTTTCCCTTCCTTTTTATGGTGAAAAGGATGTTGAAATAAGCGTGGTTGATGGAAAGCAAGTAGTTGATACAATATATCATACTGTTAAGGATTTCGCTTTTGTTAATCAGCATGGTGATATAGTTACGCAAAAGAATTTCGAAGATAAAATTTATGTAGCCGATTTCTTTTTCACCACTTGCCCAGGTATTTGTCCTAAAATGACCGCAGGAATGCTAAGGGTTCAGGAAAAGCTAAAAGATTTTCCACAGGTAATGTTTCTTTCGCATACAGTTGACCCAGAAAAAGACACTGTTGAAGCTCTGGCAGCTTATGCTCAACAAGCACATGCAGGGGAAAACTGGCATTTTGTAACCGGCAATAAAGATGAGATATACAAGCAAGGAGTTTATAGCTATTTAGTTAGTGCAGAAGAGGATGTACTAGCTCCTGGTGGGTTTCTGCATTCGGAACTTTTTGTTTTGATTGATAAGAAAAAAAGAATAAGAGGATTCTATGATGGCACAAGTCTTACAGAAATAAACAAATTGATTGATGCCATAAAAGTGCTTATTGCTGAGGAAATGGTTCCAAAAAAATCTAAGAAAAAAGAAAAATGA
- the metH gene encoding methionine synthase, protein MNINKELEKRILVIDGAMGTMIQDYRLTEQDYRGERFKNFHKDIKGNNDLLSLTQPEIIEAIHKAYLNAGADIIETNTFNANVISLADYDMQELAYELNFNSAVIAKKAAVEFTLLNPDKPRFVAGAIGPTNRTASMSPDVNDPGYRAVTFDELVDAYTVQAKGLIEGGVDLVLIETVFDTLNCKAALYALDSYFEFCGKRLPVMVSGTITDASGRTLSGQTVEAFINSVSHLGLLSIGLNCALGAADMRPYIEELSQKSPFYISAYPNAGLPNQFGEYDQSPSDMCGHIHDFISSGFVNIVGGCCGTTPDHIRHIAEAAAKGKPRIVPAIESLLRLSGLEPVTMRKESNFMNVGERTNITGSRKFAKLITSGDYEGALAIARDQVEGGAQVIDVNMDEGMIDSEAAMVKFLNLIAAEPDISKLPIMIDSSKWNVIEAGLKCVQGKGIVNSISLKEGEKVFIDQALKVKRYGAAVIVMAFDEKGQADTYERRIEICSRAYSILVDKLNFPAQDIIFDPNIFPVATGMDEHKLNALDFFNATKWIKKNLPLAKVSGGVSNVSFSFRGNDLMREAIHSAFLYHAIKAGMDMGIVNPGMLQVYDQVPKELLELVEDVLLNRKEDATETLVTYAETLKGEGKKIEKDLSWRKLDLQERFTHSLVKGVVDYIEEDLDEARKKFDRSLHIIEGPLMEGMNVVGDLFGSGKMFLPQVVKSARVMKKAVAYLLPFLEAEKSASDVSKNAGKVLLATVKGDVHDIGKNIVGVVLACNNFEIIDLGVMVPAEKILEAARAENVDIIGLSGLITPSLDEMVHVAKEMQRQGFKVPLLIGGATTSKVHTAVKIAPCYSLPVVHVNDASRSVTVASTLLSDHLRADFLEKTNVEYERLREANKNAHSAVKFISLDQARRNKLKINWEQTQIQKPAFIGNKFFEAFPLDQIAEFIDWTPFFHTWEMKGSYPKILSDPEKGMEATKLYNDAKLMLSRIINEKWIQANAVVGFYPANSTNDDIIIYDDEPSGKVKTVLHTLRQQTLKPQGHSNLALSDFIAPKDSGVTDYIGGFAVTTGIGMEKWVQQFEQDHDDYNSILLKALADRLAEAFAELMHLKVRKEFWGYAKDEELDKESIIKENYRGIRPAQGYPACPDHTEKVLQFKLFEVEKTTGINLTESMAMYPVSSVSGLYFSHPESQYFGLGKITKEQVENYSKRKNMPVTEIEKWLSSNLSY, encoded by the coding sequence GTGAATATAAATAAAGAATTAGAAAAAAGGATACTTGTAATTGATGGTGCAATGGGTACCATGATTCAGGATTACAGGTTAACAGAACAAGATTACCGTGGAGAAAGATTTAAAAATTTTCATAAAGATATTAAAGGTAATAATGATCTTTTATCACTCACCCAACCCGAAATTATAGAGGCCATCCACAAAGCATATCTTAATGCCGGGGCAGATATTATTGAAACCAATACTTTTAATGCCAATGTTATTTCCCTTGCAGATTATGATATGCAAGAACTTGCTTATGAACTTAATTTTAATTCTGCAGTTATAGCAAAAAAGGCAGCAGTAGAATTTACACTGTTAAATCCAGATAAACCACGTTTTGTAGCTGGGGCTATTGGCCCCACTAATCGCACAGCCTCTATGTCTCCTGATGTAAATGATCCGGGATATCGTGCAGTTACATTTGATGAATTGGTTGATGCATATACTGTTCAAGCCAAAGGACTAATAGAGGGAGGGGTAGATTTAGTTTTGATAGAAACTGTTTTTGACACCCTGAATTGCAAAGCAGCCCTTTATGCCCTTGATAGCTATTTCGAATTTTGTGGAAAGAGACTTCCTGTAATGGTTTCTGGAACTATAACAGATGCCAGTGGAAGAACATTGTCCGGACAAACAGTTGAGGCTTTTATTAATTCAGTATCTCATTTAGGTTTGCTTAGTATAGGATTGAATTGTGCACTTGGAGCAGCTGATATGCGCCCTTATATTGAAGAGCTTTCACAAAAATCACCATTTTATATCAGTGCATATCCAAATGCCGGATTGCCAAATCAATTTGGTGAGTATGACCAATCTCCTTCTGATATGTGCGGGCATATTCATGATTTTATTTCAAGTGGATTTGTAAACATTGTGGGAGGCTGCTGCGGAACAACTCCTGATCACATCAGGCATATTGCTGAAGCTGCTGCTAAAGGTAAGCCCCGGATTGTACCTGCTATTGAATCTTTGTTAAGGTTAAGTGGATTAGAGCCCGTAACAATGCGAAAGGAAAGCAATTTCATGAACGTAGGTGAGAGAACTAATATTACTGGTTCAAGGAAATTCGCTAAATTAATTACTTCAGGGGATTATGAGGGTGCCCTTGCCATTGCCAGAGACCAGGTTGAAGGTGGCGCACAGGTTATTGATGTGAACATGGATGAAGGTATGATTGATTCTGAAGCTGCGATGGTAAAATTTCTTAACCTTATTGCTGCAGAACCTGATATTTCCAAACTTCCAATTATGATTGATTCTTCAAAATGGAATGTGATTGAAGCAGGTTTGAAATGTGTACAGGGTAAAGGAATTGTTAATTCCATAAGTTTGAAAGAGGGAGAGAAAGTGTTTATTGATCAGGCCCTTAAAGTAAAAAGATACGGAGCAGCAGTAATCGTAATGGCCTTCGATGAAAAAGGCCAGGCTGATACCTACGAGCGAAGAATAGAAATATGCAGCAGAGCTTATTCTATTTTGGTAGATAAACTTAACTTTCCTGCCCAGGATATAATTTTTGATCCAAACATCTTTCCTGTTGCAACAGGAATGGATGAACATAAATTAAATGCACTTGATTTTTTTAACGCTACAAAATGGATAAAGAAGAATCTTCCATTAGCAAAAGTAAGTGGGGGAGTAAGTAATGTTTCTTTTTCGTTTCGTGGCAATGATTTAATGAGAGAGGCCATTCATTCTGCTTTTCTTTATCATGCAATTAAAGCGGGAATGGATATGGGAATAGTAAATCCTGGAATGTTGCAGGTTTATGACCAGGTTCCAAAAGAATTACTTGAACTAGTAGAAGATGTTTTATTGAACCGAAAAGAGGATGCAACAGAAACGCTGGTTACCTATGCAGAAACGCTAAAAGGAGAAGGAAAAAAGATAGAAAAGGATTTGTCCTGGAGAAAACTTGATTTGCAAGAAAGGTTCACACATTCTTTGGTAAAGGGCGTGGTAGATTATATTGAAGAAGATTTAGATGAAGCAAGGAAGAAATTTGACAGGTCCTTGCATATTATTGAAGGGCCTTTGATGGAGGGAATGAATGTGGTTGGGGATTTGTTTGGATCAGGAAAAATGTTTTTACCACAGGTTGTAAAAAGCGCCAGGGTAATGAAAAAAGCAGTGGCTTATTTACTCCCCTTTCTTGAGGCAGAAAAATCAGCAAGCGATGTTTCAAAAAATGCAGGGAAAGTGCTTTTAGCTACTGTGAAAGGGGATGTGCATGATATAGGAAAAAACATAGTAGGGGTGGTGCTTGCTTGCAATAATTTCGAAATAATTGATTTGGGGGTAATGGTTCCTGCCGAAAAAATTCTGGAGGCTGCAAGGGCAGAAAATGTTGATATTATTGGTTTGAGTGGTTTAATTACTCCATCTCTTGATGAAATGGTACATGTTGCCAAAGAAATGCAAAGACAAGGATTCAAGGTGCCTTTGTTAATTGGCGGGGCAACTACTTCAAAGGTTCATACAGCTGTTAAAATAGCTCCCTGTTACTCTTTGCCTGTTGTTCATGTAAACGATGCATCAAGGAGTGTTACTGTTGCCAGCACTTTATTATCTGATCACTTGAGGGCTGATTTTTTGGAAAAGACAAATGTTGAATATGAACGATTAAGGGAAGCAAACAAGAATGCGCATTCAGCTGTTAAATTCATTTCTTTGGATCAGGCACGCAGAAATAAACTTAAAATTAATTGGGAACAAACACAAATACAAAAACCTGCTTTTATAGGGAATAAATTTTTCGAAGCTTTTCCCTTAGATCAAATTGCTGAATTTATTGACTGGACTCCATTTTTTCATACCTGGGAGATGAAGGGAAGTTATCCTAAAATTTTAAGCGATCCTGAAAAAGGAATGGAAGCAACAAAATTGTATAATGATGCAAAGCTGATGCTTTCAAGGATTATTAATGAGAAATGGATACAAGCCAATGCCGTAGTAGGTTTTTATCCTGCTAATTCCACAAATGATGATATTATTATTTATGATGATGAGCCATCTGGGAAAGTTAAAACAGTGTTACATACCCTTAGGCAGCAGACTTTGAAACCTCAGGGCCATAGTAATCTTGCTTTGTCTGATTTTATTGCTCCAAAAGATTCCGGTGTAACTGATTATATTGGAGGATTTGCTGTAACTACTGGTATTGGCATGGAAAAATGGGTGCAGCAATTTGAACAAGATCATGATGATTACAATTCAATACTGTTAAAAGCTCTTGCCGATCGTCTTGCAGAGGCCTTTGCAGAATTAATGCATCTTAAAGTAAGGAAAGAGTTTTGGGGTTATGCAAAGGATGAAGAGCTGGATAAGGAAAGCATTATTAAAGAAAATTACCGGGGAATTAGGCCAGCACAAGGTTATCCTGCCTGTCCTGACCATACAGAAAAAGTATTGCAATTCAAACTTTTTGAAGTAGAGAAAACAACAGGGATTAATCTTACAGAAAGCATGGCAATGTATCCTGTTTCTTCGGTTTCTGGTTTGTATTTTTCTCATCCTGAATCCCAATATTTCGGCCTTGGAAAAATTACAAAAGAACAGGTTGAAAATTATTCTAAAAGAAAAAACATGCCTGTAACTGAAATTGAAAAATGGCTAAGTAGCAATCTTAGTTATTGA
- a CDS encoding SpoIIE family protein phosphatase, with the protein MTVISDIILEKLNTLLVVINNQGKLDYVSPSVSKALGVSPEILNGQGWFNLTRKNAAEMIHVKEEVKLMIQSEVLPAPFEREFKTARGEKRWILWSPSKGPDNSVIGIGYDITERKIAEERIQEKNRELQKKNSELLDSLKYAQTIQEAILPDIDSIKASFKKAFVYYNPKDIVSGDFYFHYKTGNRVFVAAVDCTGHGVPGALMSVIGNSLLKDIVVKRGTNDPAQILRFLDEELFTAINRSGKTVTSDGMDVAIGVFDFDKKVLTYSGAFRTLLYVRNQEVLEVKGNRYPIGFYQDVVKSFESVEIPLQQDDSFYFFSDGYADQFGGEQGKKLNRKRFKDLLLTINEMEADEQESFLDYALTNWKQEEEQTDDILIIGIGI; encoded by the coding sequence ATGACTGTTATATCTGATATAATACTTGAAAAACTCAATACACTCCTTGTTGTAATTAACAATCAAGGTAAACTTGATTATGTTAGTCCTTCTGTTTCAAAAGCGCTTGGGGTTTCTCCTGAAATTTTAAATGGCCAGGGTTGGTTTAATTTAACCCGGAAAAATGCGGCTGAAATGATTCATGTAAAGGAGGAGGTGAAATTAATGATTCAGTCAGAGGTTCTACCTGCTCCTTTTGAAAGAGAATTCAAAACTGCAAGGGGAGAAAAACGCTGGATATTGTGGAGCCCATCCAAAGGCCCAGATAATAGCGTTATTGGCATTGGTTATGATATTACCGAAAGAAAAATTGCCGAAGAAAGGATACAGGAAAAAAACAGAGAATTGCAAAAGAAAAACTCTGAACTACTGGATAGTCTGAAATACGCACAAACAATCCAGGAAGCAATTTTGCCTGATATAGATTCCATTAAGGCCTCTTTTAAAAAAGCATTTGTTTATTATAATCCAAAAGACATTGTAAGTGGTGATTTTTATTTTCACTATAAAACAGGAAACAGAGTGTTTGTTGCTGCCGTGGACTGTACTGGCCATGGAGTTCCGGGAGCTTTAATGTCAGTAATTGGTAATTCTTTATTAAAGGATATTGTAGTAAAAAGAGGAACAAACGATCCTGCCCAAATTTTACGTTTTCTTGATGAGGAATTGTTTACGGCAATTAATCGTTCAGGTAAAACTGTAACAAGTGATGGGATGGATGTAGCAATAGGGGTTTTTGATTTCGACAAGAAAGTACTTACTTACTCAGGTGCATTCAGAACCTTGCTATATGTAAGAAATCAAGAAGTTCTTGAGGTCAAAGGAAACCGGTATCCTATTGGTTTTTATCAGGATGTTGTGAAGTCATTTGAGTCAGTGGAAATTCCATTGCAGCAGGATGATTCCTTTTATTTTTTTTCTGATGGTTATGCCGATCAATTCGGAGGTGAACAGGGAAAAAAACTCAACCGGAAAAGATTTAAGGACCTTCTTTTGACAATTAATGAAATGGAAGCTGATGAGCAGGAAAGCTTTCTTGATTATGCCCTTACAAATTGGAAACAGGAGGAGGAGCAAACCGATGATATTTTGATAATTGGAATTGGGATTTGA
- a CDS encoding cytochrome c oxidase subunit 3, giving the protein MEMALRSPQEELELRKKAKKTLLWVGLVSIIMMFAGLTSAYIVRMAEGNWQDFALPQMFYFSTAVLLLSSITMNMAMSAAKRDDMARVKSFIWLTFVLGVAFVGFQFSGWKDLISQDIYFSGGNASGSYLYVLSGLHLAHVLGGLAALLITGVRALYNIYHSKNLLGLQLCSIYWHFLDFLWIYLFLFLLLIR; this is encoded by the coding sequence ATGGAAATGGCATTAAGAAGTCCTCAGGAAGAGTTAGAGCTCAGGAAAAAGGCAAAGAAAACCCTTCTATGGGTAGGGTTGGTAAGTATAATAATGATGTTTGCCGGTCTTACCAGTGCGTATATAGTACGTATGGCCGAAGGAAACTGGCAGGATTTTGCATTGCCTCAAATGTTTTATTTTAGTACAGCCGTGCTTTTGTTAAGCAGCATAACCATGAACATGGCCATGAGTGCAGCTAAAAGAGATGATATGGCAAGGGTAAAATCATTTATATGGTTAACCTTTGTTCTAGGAGTTGCTTTTGTTGGCTTTCAATTTTCAGGGTGGAAAGATTTGATTTCTCAGGATATTTATTTTTCTGGGGGAAATGCCTCTGGTTCTTATTTGTATGTTCTTTCCGGGCTTCATCTTGCTCATGTACTGGGCGGATTAGCTGCTTTGCTCATTACAGGAGTAAGGGCATTATATAATATTTATCATTCAAAAAATCTGCTAGGTTTGCAGTTGTGTTCTATTTATTGGCATTTTTTAGATTTTTTGTGGATATATTTGTTCCTCTTTTTGCTTTTAATTCGTTAA
- a CDS encoding DUF420 domain-containing protein, protein MNIVIKEKSLLPLIIAVSIVIPLAVAILFFAPKADLGGRITILPAINAVINALTALVLILAFVAIKNKNIDRHKKLMYAAFFLSVLFLLLYIAYHATAEPAIFGGVGMIRNVYYFFLLTHIVLAALIVPLVLLTYSRALMEKFDKHKKIARWTLPLWLYVSITGVIVYLMIAPYY, encoded by the coding sequence ATGAATATTGTCATAAAAGAAAAATCATTGTTGCCTTTGATAATTGCAGTTTCAATTGTTATTCCCCTTGCCGTAGCAATTTTGTTTTTTGCTCCTAAAGCTGATTTAGGTGGAAGAATTACAATTCTTCCAGCAATCAATGCAGTTATAAATGCATTAACAGCCCTTGTTTTGATTCTTGCATTTGTGGCTATAAAAAACAAAAACATAGACCGTCATAAAAAACTCATGTATGCAGCTTTTTTTCTCTCGGTATTATTTTTACTTCTGTATATTGCTTATCATGCAACGGCTGAGCCAGCTATTTTTGGCGGAGTTGGAATGATAAGAAATGTATACTACTTTTTCCTGCTTACTCATATTGTACTTGCCGCCTTAATAGTGCCATTGGTATTGCTAACTTATTCAAGGGCTCTAATGGAAAAGTTTGACAAGCACAAAAAAATTGCCCGTTGGACATTGCCCCTTTGGCTTTATGTTTCAATTACAGGTGTAATTGTTTATTTAATGATAGCCCCTTATTATTAA
- a CDS encoding TolC family protein, protein MNLIKKNSTIWLSLLLSFTTIISFSQEKWNLKQCIDYALEHNIQVKQANLNIELANVNSWQNRANSLPSVNGNASHSYNFGRTIDPFTNQFADDMIRSNNFSLTGGLNLFSGFQNVNSIKQGQLEYQANKYDSERIKNDISLSIATAYLQILFSEELMQIAINQVDITTQQVKRTTRLVEAGTLARGSLLEVEAQLATEELNLVNSQNQLDMAYLSLRHFLALPLDKELNIVRPILQLPVGDILTASPETIFTYAAKEMPEIKSAQARVRSSDKGVAIAKGGISPRIFVNGALGTGYSGLRQRLIGAEPDGFQTIGYTANTQELVVTPAFNPVFEPIPFNDQINENYNKSIGFFMTIPIFNGLQTRSAVSRAKIARYNAQYNLELAELQLSRTVTQAHADAVAALKKHHATARSMEALKESFKYAEQRFNVGMLNAIEYNNAKNRLVNAESNLLQAKYDYIFKLKVLDFYQGKPLVLE, encoded by the coding sequence ATGAACCTGATTAAGAAAAACAGCACTATTTGGCTTTCGTTGCTCTTATCCTTTACAACAATCATTTCTTTTTCACAGGAGAAATGGAATTTGAAACAATGCATTGATTATGCTCTTGAACATAACATACAGGTAAAGCAGGCTAATTTGAACATTGAATTGGCCAATGTAAATTCATGGCAAAACAGAGCTAATTCCCTTCCAAGTGTAAATGGAAATGCATCACATTCATATAATTTTGGACGCACCATTGATCCCTTTACAAATCAATTTGCGGATGACATGATTCGTTCGAATAATTTTTCCTTAACCGGAGGATTGAATTTGTTTAGTGGCTTTCAAAACGTAAATAGCATAAAGCAGGGACAGCTTGAATACCAGGCAAACAAGTATGATTCAGAAAGAATAAAAAACGATATTTCTCTTAGCATTGCCACTGCTTATTTGCAGATATTATTTAGTGAGGAATTAATGCAAATTGCAATTAATCAGGTTGACATTACAACACAGCAGGTAAAGCGAACCACCAGGCTTGTTGAGGCCGGAACTCTTGCCAGGGGAAGTCTTCTGGAAGTGGAAGCACAATTAGCTACCGAAGAATTGAACCTTGTAAATTCTCAAAATCAATTGGATATGGCCTACTTGTCACTCAGGCATTTTTTAGCCTTGCCGCTTGATAAGGAATTAAATATAGTAAGACCTATTCTGCAACTTCCTGTTGGAGACATATTAACTGCTAGTCCAGAGACTATTTTTACCTATGCTGCAAAGGAAATGCCTGAAATTAAAAGTGCACAAGCCCGAGTTAGAAGTTCAGATAAGGGAGTTGCAATTGCAAAAGGTGGAATAAGCCCAAGAATATTTGTAAATGGAGCTTTAGGAACAGGTTATTCAGGATTAAGACAGCGGCTGATTGGAGCTGAACCGGATGGTTTTCAAACCATAGGTTATACGGCAAACACCCAGGAACTTGTTGTTACTCCTGCATTCAACCCTGTTTTTGAGCCAATTCCTTTTAATGATCAAATTAATGAGAATTACAACAAATCAATTGGTTTTTTCATGACTATTCCAATATTTAACGGACTTCAAACTCGCTCGGCTGTTTCAAGAGCAAAAATTGCACGTTACAATGCTCAATATAATTTAGAACTTGCCGAATTGCAACTAAGCAGAACAGTGACACAGGCCCATGCCGATGCAGTGGCTGCATTGAAAAAACACCATGCAACTGCACGATCAATGGAAGCACTTAAGGAATCTTTTAAATATGCTGAACAACGTTTTAATGTGGGAATGTTAAATGCGATTGAATACAACAATGCTAAAAATCGTTTGGTGAATGCTGAATCCAATTTGCTTCAGGCCAAGTACGATTATATTTTTAAGTTGAAAGTACTGGATTTTTACCAGGGAAAACCTTTGGTATTAGAATAA
- a CDS encoding cytochrome c oxidase subunit 3 — protein MAGAAQTAEGNPWGGGQSPFKISYGKMMMWFFLISDAFTFSALLTAYGFMRHRFEDVWPVAGDVFTHFPFYAGHIELAYVGLMTFILIMSSVTMVLAVEAGHRMDKKNVIKWMILTIIGGFIFVGSQAWEWYHFIHGTEQGALMLADGTVVQFIQDGLKFPGVNGAVVTGAEAAAMIEAGTVVHGANMVVNEYGVPLFANFFFFITGFHGFHVFSGVIINILILTKVIDGEFERKGHYEMVEKTGLYWHFVDLVWVFVFTFFYLL, from the coding sequence ATGGCTGGTGCAGCTCAAACCGCTGAAGGAAACCCTTGGGGTGGAGGACAATCTCCCTTTAAGATAAGTTACGGAAAAATGATGATGTGGTTTTTCCTCATTTCTGATGCTTTTACATTTTCCGCATTATTAACTGCTTATGGCTTTATGCGCCATAGGTTTGAAGATGTATGGCCCGTAGCAGGAGATGTTTTTACACATTTCCCGTTTTATGCCGGACATATAGAACTTGCATATGTAGGTCTTATGACTTTTATATTAATTATGAGTTCTGTTACTATGGTTCTTGCTGTAGAAGCCGGTCACAGGATGGATAAGAAAAATGTAATTAAATGGATGATATTAACTATTATCGGAGGGTTTATCTTCGTTGGCTCCCAGGCTTGGGAGTGGTATCATTTCATTCATGGAACTGAGCAAGGTGCATTAATGCTTGCTGATGGTACTGTTGTACAATTTATCCAGGATGGTCTTAAATTCCCTGGTGTTAATGGTGCTGTTGTTACCGGAGCAGAAGCTGCTGCAATGATTGAGGCAGGCACTGTAGTTCATGGAGCAAATATGGTAGTTAATGAATATGGTGTGCCACTTTTTGCTAATTTTTTCTTTTTTATAACTGGTTTTCACGGATTCCACGTTTTTAGCGGAGTTATAATTAACATTTTAATTCTTACAAAGGTAATTGATGGAGAATTCGAACGTAAGGGTCATTATGAAATGGTTGAAAAAACTGGTCTTTACTGGCATTTTGTGGATTTAGTATGGGTATTTGTATTTACCTTTTTCTACCTTCTATAA
- the cyoE gene encoding protoheme IX farnesyltransferase, which translates to MATLKNLIQYAILLAEEIYTQEKFNITAKISDYFQFIKFRLTSLVVFSAVICFIYGSSNLDWTKLIWLVIGGFLVTGSSNGFNQIMEKETDKLMTRTKNRPLPQERMSIPEALVLASLMGVIGIFILWFFMNPLSGILGLLALLLYTTLYTPLKKVTPFAVFVGAFPGAIPPLLGYVAATNAIDVQGLILFAIQFIWQFPHFWAIAWVIDEDYRKAGFKMLPSEAGRDKSSGFQIFIYSLGLIPISLLPLMFKMSGNISAVIIFICASVFAFMAYKVYSNCSTKDASRLMFASFIFLPIVQLLILMDKL; encoded by the coding sequence ATTGCAACCCTAAAGAATCTTATACAATACGCAATTTTGCTGGCTGAAGAAATATACACCCAAGAAAAATTCAATATCACGGCAAAGATATCTGATTACTTTCAGTTTATTAAATTCCGACTTACATCACTTGTAGTTTTTTCTGCTGTTATTTGCTTTATTTATGGCTCCTCAAATCTTGACTGGACAAAGCTGATATGGCTAGTAATAGGAGGTTTTCTTGTTACTGGTTCCTCTAATGGTTTTAACCAAATTATGGAAAAGGAAACTGATAAGTTAATGACAAGAACCAAAAACAGACCACTGCCACAGGAACGAATGAGCATACCAGAGGCTTTGGTGCTTGCATCTTTAATGGGTGTTATTGGTATTTTTATACTGTGGTTTTTCATGAATCCCTTAAGTGGAATACTTGGCTTACTAGCATTGTTATTGTATACTACACTTTATACCCCATTAAAAAAAGTAACCCCATTTGCCGTTTTTGTAGGAGCTTTTCCAGGTGCAATTCCACCTTTATTGGGGTATGTAGCAGCAACCAATGCAATAGATGTGCAGGGACTAATACTTTTTGCAATTCAGTTTATTTGGCAATTTCCCCACTTTTGGGCCATTGCCTGGGTAATTGATGAGGATTACCGCAAAGCAGGCTTCAAAATGTTGCCATCTGAAGCAGGAAGAGATAAAAGTAGCGGATTTCAAATTTTTATTTATTCACTCGGACTTATACCGATTAGTTTACTACCATTAATGTTCAAAATGTCAGGAAATATTTCGGCAGTTATTATATTTATTTGCGCTTCAGTTTTTGCATTTATGGCTTATAAAGTTTACAGTAACTGTTCAACAAAAGATGCTTCGCGTTTAATGTTCGCTTCTTTTATTTTCCTTCCAATTGTGCAGTTATTAATATTAATGGATAAATTATAA
- a CDS encoding cytochrome C oxidase subunit IV family protein has translation MKRDDIIEYSLDAHHSEEEGVKKRKKIWQIFWILLIVTIVEVTLGLMFSRDPGMKTFLFVTFITLTLVKAGYIVMSYMHLGDEVKSLRITILGPFLFFIFYLIFISLIEATYIFQIDKLFGW, from the coding sequence ATGAAGAGAGATGACATAATTGAATACTCATTGGATGCACATCATTCAGAAGAGGAAGGTGTTAAAAAAAGAAAAAAAATATGGCAGATATTCTGGATACTGCTAATTGTAACTATTGTTGAGGTTACACTTGGTTTAATGTTCTCCAGAGATCCAGGAATGAAAACATTTCTATTTGTTACCTTTATTACACTTACTCTTGTAAAAGCAGGTTATATAGTAATGTCATACATGCATCTTGGTGATGAGGTTAAATCGCTACGGATTACTATCCTGGGACCATTTTTATTCTTTATCTTTTATCTGATATTTATTTCACTTATCGAGGCGACTTATATTTTTCAAATCGACAAATTGTTTGGATGGTAA